The genomic window TGCTACCAAATAATTTAATACCAAAAGATCTTGAAAATGCGGTTGGTTTTCCAATGGGTATTAAGCCATATATGATTCTATATCTAGACTTTTCACGTTTAAAAAACTTAAATGATATTTCATAAGGAAAAGCCATATAATTAAGACTTGACCTTATGCGATTCCCCTCAACCTCTTTTCTATAAACCGCTGTATTTGTTGAAATTCCTCCTGAAAAACTCAATGAAGAACCATCAAAAATTAATCTTCTCCCATAAAGAAATGCATACTCTGCAAAAGAGTTTCCTTGAACATAAGCTGGAAAAATTAACACATTAGAAAGCCCTCTGTTTCTTTCTTTATTCTTAGAAGCTAAGTAATTATTTCTAAATGTAAAGAGATTTCCTTTTGACTGATAATTTAAGCTGTAACCAAAAACAAGACCATCTGCGCTTCCATTACCAAAACCCAAAACAGCTTCAATATAAGCTATTGGGTTCTCTTTCCCCTTTTCTTTAGTTTCTTGAGCATAAGTTAAAGTGGCACAAAAAATTGCGCCAATGATTAAATTAATTTTTTTCATTGCTTTTATTTCAAATCTAAAGAAAAAAAGTATTCTATTTAAAGTTAGAGAACATTATGTTTCAATACAAAAACTTAATAGTTATTTTTGCTGATTAAACGAAGTATTTATGTCAAAGAGATATACCATTACAGCTGCTTTACCATATACTAATGGTCCAATACATATTGGTCATTTAGCAGGTGTTTATGTACCAGCAGATATTTATTCGAGATATTTAAGATTAACAGGTAATGATGTGGCTTTTATTTGTGGTAGTGATGAGCATGGAGTTCCTATTACAATTAAAGCAAAAAAGGAAGGAGTTACACCACAGGACATTGTAGATAAGTATCATGCGATTATCAAGCAATCATTTGAAGATTTTGGTATTTCTTTTGACAATTATTCTCGTACCTCAGCGAAAATTCATCACGATACGGCTTCAGAATTCTTTAAAACACTTTATGATAAAAATGAGTTTGTTGAAGAAGTATCTGAGCAATTATATGATGAAGAAGCGAATCAGTTCTTGGCAGACCGTTTTGTGATTGGTACGTGCCCAAAATGTGGCTATGAAGAAGCCTACGGTGACCAATGTGAGAATTGCGGAACCAGTCATAATGCTACAGATTTAATAAATCCGAAGTCTGCCATTACAGGAAACACACCAACGTTGAAAGAAACCAAACACTGGTTTTTACCTTTAAATAAGCACGAAGAATTTTTACGTGAGTGGATACTAAAAGGACATAAAAAAGACTGGAAACCTAATGTTTATGGTCAAGTAAAATCTTGGGTTGACGACGGATTACGACCAAGAGCCGTAACCAGAGATTTAGATTGGGGAATTCCTGTTCCTGTAGAAGGTGGTGAAGGCAAAGTTCTTTATGTTTGGTTTGATGCACCAATCGGTTACATTTCTTCAACCAAAGAATGGGCAGAACGTGTCGGCAAAAACTGGGAAGATTACTGGAAAGACGAAAACACCAAATTAGTACACTTTATTGGTAAAGATAATATTGTATTTCACTGTATTATTTTCCCATCAATGTTAAAGGCTGAAGGTTCTTACATTTTACCAGATAATGTGCCTGCCAACGAGTTTTTAAATTTGGAAGGCAATAAACTTTCAACCTCAAAAAACTGGGCAGTTTGGTTACCAGAATATTTAGAAGATTTTCCAAACCAGCAAGATGTATTGCGTTATGCTTTAACGGCTAATGCACCAGAAACTAAGGACAATGATTTTACGTGGAAAGATTTCCAAGCTAGAAATAACAATGAGTTGGTGGCTATTTTCGGCAATTTCATTAATCGTGTTGCTGTACTAACCAACAAATATTACAATGGCGAAATTCCACAACCAGCAGAATTTAAAGCTATAGACGAGGAAACCTTGGCTGCTGTAAAAGCGTATCCTGCAGTAATTGCAAGTTCTATTGAGCGTTATCGTTTTAGAGAAGGTAGCCAAGAACTTATGAATTTAGCACGTCTCGGAAACAAGTATCTAGCAGACGAAGAGCCTTGGAAAACTATAAAAACAGACGAAGAACGTACTAAAACCGTAATGTTTGTGGCTTTACAAATTGCATCAGCTTTAGCAGTGTTAAGCGAACCGTTTTTACCATTTACGTCTAATAAATTGAAATCCATTTTAAATCATTCTGAACTTAATTCTGAATTGACTTGGGAAGACATTTCAACCAAAGACGTTTTACTTCCTGCAGGTCACAGCATCCAATCCGGAAAACCAGAATTATTATTTTCAAAGATTGAAGATGAGACCATACAAAAACAATTAGATAAGCTTGAAGCCAGTAAAAAAGCCAACGAAGCAGCCAACAAAAAAGTAGAGCCTCAAAAAGACGAAATTACTTTTGATGATTTTACAAAATTAGACTTACGCGTTGGTACTATTCTCGAAGCTGAAAAAATGCCAAAAACCAAAAAATTATTGGTACTTAAAGTTGATACTGGTATCGACACACGTACTATTGTTTCTGGTATTGCAGAAAGTTTTTCACCAGAGGAGGTTATCGGTAAACGTGTTACGGTTTTAGTCAACTTAGCACCAAGAAAACTGCGAGGCGTAGAAAGTCAAGGTATGATTTTAATGACTGAAGACGAAAGTGGCAATTTAGTGTTTGTAAATCCAAATATTGAAGGAGTTGCTAATGGTTTGAAGATAAGTTAACGCTTTATACTCTAACTAGATATCGTAAATTTGATAGTCTTCAGCATTTTGGTCAATTAATTTTTGAACATAACTAAGTTTTTACCATCAAAGCTTACTTCATATAACACATTTATAAACGTGGCTTTATGTAAAAAAATGATCTGAGAATGTTGTATTTGATTATATATATGCTCTGAAACATTAATACTACAATTACTGGTTTTTAACTGAAATTTTGTAGCGCTTCTATTGGAGGTTATCTTCAGTTTATCCTTCACCTCAGCTTTAGTAACTATTTTTAGGAACCCTTTACGACTAAATTTCGCATATTGATTGAATTTAATCAGCACCTTGATTGCATAATAAACCAATGCAATAACCAACGGAATTAGAAATATAAATATGCCTTTCCAAAGTACAAATAGCAAGATTGTAATAGGAATAAGAAACATTAAGTCTTTTCTAATAGACTTAAAAAAAACCTTCTTTACTAATTCTATGTCCTTTGTTCTCATAGGCACAGACTTTTCATTAGGCACAAAACTCTGTTTGTTTATTATGTTTGTGGTATCAGCAAAGTCTATTGTTTCTGTGTTTTTTTCTAAAATAGTAAAGGTTAAAATTTCCTTTTTTTTAGGACTAACTTCTAGATATACCTTATCCCCTAATTTCGTTTGGAAATAGTGTTTATAGGGAATACCGTGTTCTTTATTTTCTACGCTTACATAGTAATGCGTTTGTGTGGTTTTACGAGAAGAACCATAGCCGCTAGAACCTCCTCTACTACTATGCCGAGCAGAAGATGTGGTGTGTTTATTTATGCGTTTATCGGTTACAAAACCCGTATAACAATGCTTTACACCTTTTTTTAAATCGGTATAAGTACTCCAAAAAAAGTAAGAAATAACTGCCGCAAAAATAAACGCAATAGCAGTAAAAACAAAAACAGGAACCATTCCCATTTCACCATTTGGTAACACCAGTTTAAAAATGAAGAAAAAAATAGCACCTAGAAAAACACCAAACGCTATAAAAAACAAGTATTGCCTCTTAAGCTTCTTTTTATCCTCTAGCGATAATGGCTTTATTTTATATGAACTTTGATTTGTCATTTATATAGTTTTTAATTCAAAAAGAAGATGTATTAAAACGATTTTATAACACCTAACACATCTTTAAAATAATAGATTGTAAAAGCCATATTTTTAAGAACTAATGAAAAGGAAGCGGTTGTACATTTACATTTATAAAGTATAACAAAATGCCTAAAACTCATGATTTAGTTTTTAGGCTCATATTCTTTTTTGAGTTTGTACTGGCTCGTAATTCTTTTAGATTCATTAACAAAATAGGTACGCTCCTCATTACTTAAAAGTTCGATAATTTTAGATGTATTTTTTCTGGCATAAGGGTTAGGTAAATTAAGAAGATATTGATAAGCTACTTGCTTATCTAAGAGAAATAGCCGTTTTATAAAATTAGCATGACTTTGATTAACTCTATCTATTGGTTGTTTTGCAATCATATTATTATGATCCTTAATAACCATTGGTTTAAAATTTGCATTGTCCACCTTGTAAGTGCTAACATATAATTTTGCTAAACTTTGCAGAGCATCCTCAACTATTTTTGAAGGCGCTGTAGTGTTGTCATTCTGTGTGGCACTTTTTGCATAATCTACAATCAATTTACCCGCTTCAAATTCACCGTAGGTTTTAATATTTGTCTTTTTATCTAGTTTAACTCCTAAGCCTGTGATGTAACCATTGTGGGCAAATGCACCCTTATAGACAAACGCATCTGTAAAAAATTGCCCTGTATAATTTATTTTACCTTTATCGTCCCAATCTCCCATATAACTTTTCCCATCAGTCCACATATAACTACCTGCTTTATATGGTTGACCATTTTTAAAAAAGCCTTCGTAAACATCGCCTTGATTGTATGTTATAGATCCATAGCCATTTGCACAATCACCTAAGCAGTTTCCATTGGTTTTTTGGCTTAAATAGTCGGCAAACAAATTGGTTGTTAATTGACCGTCTGTGTAGATACCTGCTTCAACGGTTTCTCCGTTTTTTACAAAATAGCCATAGCCATGTTGCTTTGCATCTTTCCAATGACCATAATAGTGTAAGTTGCTTTGTTTCCAGTAATAAATGCCATAACCGTTGCGTTGACCTTCATAATAATTGCCATTATAGGTATCTCCATTAGCGTAAACAAACTGTGCGTAACCATGAAGCTTACCATTCTTAAAAAAGCCTTCTGCTTTAGCTCCACTTTTAAAAGTATACGTTCCGTAACCATCAGTGCAATTTCCTGATGTACAAGAAGTGTCTTCTACATTATTTTCTGACTGGTTTGAACTGTTTTCTTTTCCAATGGTATCAACTGAAGGATTAAAATATCTGCCTCTGTTAAAGTTTTCTGGTTTACTTAAATTATAGTTACTTAAAACATAAGATGGTGTGTTGTTAAAACCTAACACATAATCTTGAGTACCTTCTATAAATCCAAATACCTTGAAACCATTTATTTCTTTACCTTTTTCATAAAGTGTAATCTTTTTTTTGTCTTTTGAAGGCACATACCATATTTCATTACCTTTCGATGTCATGGAAACTACCGGAAATGCCCTAGTTTCATTTGATGTTTTGAGCATTGCATTTTCAGCAAAAAACATCTCTTGTTCATTATTAATTAAAATGTGATTAAAATATTTCTTGTATCTCCAATTATTAGAGATGTCATTCCTTTTATAATTTAAGCCGTCTTTAATAAGTAAGGTTTCATTTCCTTTTATTAAAAGAATATTTTTCTCGCCTTGTAAAAGTGGTTTATGAGGAATAATAGCATTTTTAGGCAACGATTTATCAAAGGCATTAGGAGCTATGAAATAGTTGTTTGTAAGTGGATTATAAAAAACATAATCATTACTGAAATTAAACGTAAGAGGTAAGTTAACTAACTTGCTATTTAATACAAGATGAGGTAAATAAATATTAGATGTCAAGTTGATATTTCCTGAAGTGTTTTTAACGGTCACTTTGGCGTCAAAATTTTCAAATTCCTTATGGTAAATAATAACTTGGTTAAACGGATTGCGAATTGGGTTACCGTTAGCATCAGTGTAAAAACGTTTAGTCCAATTACCCTGTATATCAAATTCATAGCTATAGATAATTTCTTCTTGTCTTTTCTTATCTATTCTTCGTACAATTAAACCATTTTTATAATGGTCTTCGCCTTTTAATACCAACGCACCTGTTTCTGAATGCTCATAATTAAAAACAATAAGTACATCTCCTTGTTTTTCATAAGTGTAGGTTCTAATCATTTCACCTTGCATTCTTTTTACCACTCTGTTTTTGCTATCATATTCATACAAAATACCTCCGCTGTAAACGAGGTTTCCTTTACTGTCGTATTTATATTCTGTGGTACCTAAAGTTGGTGACGTATATGAAACTATTCGGTCTAAATGATCTTTAGTAACATATTCGTTTGGATTAAAAAATATTTGATTCCCAAGCTTATCATAATATTGGTGAGTAGCCTGAAAGACATCACCTTTTAGTTCAGTTTTATTAAGATTGCAACCTTGAGGCACAGGATTAACAGGCGCATTCACCCAATCAATATTTTGCGCATAACCAATAAAATTTGCACATAGTATAATGCAGTAGAGTAATTTTTTAATCAAGTTCATAATAAAATATGTGATATTGAGGGTACACAAAGCTACTTTTTAACAAAACGGAATGCTATACGATGAATGTCGTATATTTTAGCTGCGTATCTTTCTATATTTGCTCCTTATTAGGATTAAGAAACATCTATTATATCAATGGTCAATTATATTTTATCTCATACCAAACTATCTAAAACTTCTATTCAAAACACTATAAAGTTACTCAACGAAGATTGTACCATTCCTTTTATTTCGAGATATAGAAAAGAAGCGACTGGCAATTTAGATGAAGTTGAAATTGGCCTGATTGTAAAGTTTAAAGAAGAATTTGAAGCCTTAGAAAAACGAAAAACATCCATCCTAAAAGCTCTGGAAGAACAAGATGTCTTAACGGAAAAATTGAAGCAGAGTATTGAGAACGCTGAAGATTTAACCACACTTGAAGACTTATACTTACCCTACAAGAAAAAGCGAAAAACCAAGGCTGAAACCGCTCGTAAAAATGGATTAGAACCTTTGGCTAAAATCCTAATGAGCCAAAACGCTAACGATATAGAATCTATTGCTTATAAGTATGTAAAAGGGGACATATCATCTACTGAGGAAGCTTTAGAAGGTGCCAGACATATTATTGCCGAATGGATTAACGAGCGTACAGATATTAGAAACGCTTTAAGACAGCAACTAGAACGCTTTGCACAGATAAGCACTAAAGTTGTTAAGGCAAAAGAAACCGAAGAAAAAGCACAAAAATTTAGAGATTATTTTGATTGGTCTGAAAGTTTGGGTCGTATTCCATCGCATCGCTTGCTCGCTATATTACGTGCAGAAAGCGAAGGTTTTATTAGAGTAAAAATTGAAATTGATGACGATAAAGCCTTAGAACGTATAGACCGAAAAATTATTCGGAGCAATAATGCCTGTGCAGACCTGTTAGAATTGGCAATTTCAGACGCTTATAAACGTTTGCTTTTCCCGTCTTTGAGTAAAGAAGCCTTAAATACCGCTAAAGAAAAAGCAGACGATGCAGCCATAACAGTCTTTGCAAAAAATTTGAGACAGCTTTTATTAGGCTCACCTATTGGCGAAAAACGTGTTTTAGCTATCGATCCTGGATTTAGAACCGGTTGTAAAGTAGTTTGTTTAGATGAAAATGGCAATTTAAAACACAATGAAACCATCTATCCGCACGCACCAAAAAACGACTGGACTGTTGCTCTAAAAAAACTGGCTTCACTTACCGAAGCGCATAAAATTGAAGCTATTGCTATTGGTAATGGCACAGCATCGAGAGAAACAGAAGCTTTGGTTAGAAAAATTCAATTTAAAAATGACGTTCAAGTTTTTGTGGTTAGCGAAGCAGGTGCAAGTATTTACTCGGCTTCAAAAATTGCACGAGACGAATTCCCAAATTACGATGTTACTGTAAGAGGTGCTGTGTCTATTGGTAGACGTTTGCAAGATCCTTTAGCAGAATTGGTAAAGATCGATGCCAAATCTATTGGTGTAGGTCAGTACCAGCACGATGTGGACCAAACAAAACTTCAAAAACAACTTGGTGTTGTTGTAGAAAACTGTGTAAATGCTGTTGGTGTTAATATTAATACTGCCAGTGTTTCACTTTTAAGTTATGTGTCTGGAATTGGACCAAAACTAGCGGAAAACATCGTTAACCACAGAACTGAAAATGGTGCGTTCTCATCAAGAAAATCAATAAAAAAAGTACCTCGTTTGGGAGAAAAAGCCTTTGAGCAATCGGCAGCATTTCTAAGAATTAAAGAGGCTAAAAACCCTTTAGATGATTCTTCTGTACATCCTGAAAGTTATGCTATTGTTGAAAAAATGGCTAAAGATGAAGGCATTTCAATTAAAGAATTAATAGGAAACAAAAGCCGACTTCAAAATATCGATTTAAAAAAATACTATACTGAAACCGTTGGTTTACCAACACTTAAAGACATTGTAAAAGAGCTAGAAAAACCTGGTTTAGACATTAGAGAAGAAGCCAAAGTTTTCACTTTTAATCAAAATATAAAAACCATAAACGATCTTCACGAAGGGCAACTTTTACCTGGCATTGTAAATAACATTACCAACTTTGGTTGTTTTGTAGATATTGGTATTAAGGAAAGTGGTTTAATTCATGTTTCGAATCTTAGCGACAACTTTGTTAAAGATGTTAATGAGCACGTGCATCTTCATCAACAAATTATAGTAAAAGTCTTGGATGTTGATGTTGACAGAAAACGTATTCAATTGAAATTGCATAAATAGTAAACTGCACAACAGAGGCTAAACGTCTATACTTTTTTTATTTCACCTATGTAAATGAGCTTCTTTTATAATTGGGAAGACAATTTTTATTTTAACTACTTATTCGCAAAATAAAGTAAGCCTAAAATGTATTAAGGTCTTTTAGTTTTTATTCTTTTAGCGTATCTTTTAGTTCTAAAATCTTAGTTATTAAATTTTTCTAAAAAATGAAAACATCCAATCGTTATAGAGTTCATTTATTCTTGTTTAGTGTTTTTTTTAGTATTATAAACCTCTCTTTTAGCCAAGAGGATGAACAACTAATCAAAGCTTACACAGACTATCATAAAACTGCCAGAGAGATCGTTTATTTACATCTCAATAAGTCTACTTACATCAAAGGAGAAGACATTGGTTTTAAGGCTTATGTTTTAGACAAAAGAAATAAGAAACCTTCAATCTATACTTCTAATCTTTATGTGGTAATTGAAGATTCTAACAACGCTATTGTAAAACAAAAGTTGGTGCGTGTAAAAGAGGGAGTGGCTTCAAACATTTTTGAAGTTGATTCTTCTTTTAGCTCTGGTACTTATAACATTAAAGCCTATACTAATTGGATGCTAAACTTTAACGAAAAAAATTATTACTCAGAGTCTATACAAATACTCGATCCTAACAATAAAGATACTGTAGACACTGTTTTGGCAGAGAATGACATTGACGCTCAATTTTTACCCGAAAGCGGTCACTTACTTAATAATGTGACTAATGTTGTTGGAGTTACTATAAAGGACGAATATGGTTACGGCATCCCAAACTCACGCGGAGAAGTTATTGACAACAACAAAGACGTTGTAACAACCTTTGAAACTAATCAATTTGGAATTGGGAATTTTCAATTAATCCCAACAATAGGCAGCTCATACATCGTAAAAGTCAAAACAGATAACAAGGATTATGAGTTTAATCTAAACCAAAAGATAGAAGAAAAAGGCATCATTATAAGTCTTAGTAAACTAAAAGATAAAATCTATATTTCTTTAGCCACTAATAATGAAACCTTCAATACCATTAAAAACCAAAGGCACACGCTGATGATTCACAATGGTAACAGTTATAATTTAATAGATGTATATTTTACAGACAATACTGTTATTACCAAAATTCTTGACGGCAATACTACTTCGCCAGGTATAAATATTGTTACATTGTTTAATGAAGACGATAAGCCGATTGCAGAGCGTTTGTTTTTTAACCATCAAGGATTAGATATCATAAAGCCTAGTATTATAACGACTTCTACAACAAAAGACTCCCTCGTTTTTAATTTAAATTTTAATTCCGTAGATCCTAAACTTAAAAATTCCTTTAGTGTTTCGGTTTTACCACAAGAAACCAAATCCTACAACAAGCAAAACAACATTATTTCGTCTACGTATTTAGAACCCTATGTAAAAGGAATTATTGAACACCCTAAATACTATTTTACCGATACAGACCTAAAAAAGGAGTATGAACTAGACAACTTACTCATTACACAAGGATGGAGTAGTTACAATTGGGATAACATTTTTAAAGGAGCACCAAACTTAACTCATCAGTTTGAACAAGGTATTACTGTAAAAGCTAATGTTACTTCCAACAACAACGATCAATTAATGTATCGCACAAATAATGAAGGATTTATGATTGCAGAAGTAAATCCTGAAGATTCATATTATTGGATCTATGGATTATATCCAGAAGACAACACTACTATTCAAATGTCTAAAATTACTGAAGCCGATGGACTAAAACCCGCATCAGTGTACTTACAGTTTTTTCCTAAAGCAATACCTCAACTCAATCATAATGCTTCTGATTTAAATTATTATGAAGAAAAAACACTAAAACTTAAACAAGACAATTACACTAAAAATTCTTTTTTTAAAAGTTCAAAAAATCTACAAGAGCTTGATACGGTTACCGTTGAGTCTAGCCCAATACTAGAAAAAAGACTTAAACAACACGAGTTAAGTACTGATAGATTTGGAAGAGTCACAGTAGTTGATGAACAAGATGAAACTAATCTTATCATGTTAACAGACTATATAGACCAAAGAATAAAAAGTGAAAGAATAAGAACTCAAAATAGCAATGACTCTTCGTTAAAAATTGGAAGGTTTCAAATAAATTATTTTTTAGATGATGTACTCTTAACCGACCCAACAATTTTAGAAGGTTTATATTTAGCTGATATTGAGTCTATTGAGTTTAATAGATTTGGTATTGGAGATGGCTACAGAAGTCCCAATGGTTTTGTGAAAATTTACACCAAAAAACTACCTTCAACAAGGTATGACAAGAAAACTACCAAAGCATATGAATTCCCTTTGACATTTAGTAGTGATAAGAAATTTTACATACCAAAATACAAATCGTATAGTGACAATTTTTTCAAAAATTATGGTGTAATAGATTGGAAAACCAACCTTTCAGTTAATGAAAGCGGAAACGTAATTTTTAAAATCGAAAAACCAAAAGTTCCTGTAACACTTTATATTGAGGGTATTGCAAACGACGGTTCTCTTATATCTGAAGACAAAAAAATCACTTTAGATTAATCAGATTTTACACGAAGCTTAATGCTAAAAATAGCATACCACCCAATTTACAAACATCCATTACCTGTAGGACATCGTTTCCCTATGGAGAAATAT from Winogradskyella sp. MH6 includes these protein-coding regions:
- the metG gene encoding methionine--tRNA ligase — protein: MSKRYTITAALPYTNGPIHIGHLAGVYVPADIYSRYLRLTGNDVAFICGSDEHGVPITIKAKKEGVTPQDIVDKYHAIIKQSFEDFGISFDNYSRTSAKIHHDTASEFFKTLYDKNEFVEEVSEQLYDEEANQFLADRFVIGTCPKCGYEEAYGDQCENCGTSHNATDLINPKSAITGNTPTLKETKHWFLPLNKHEEFLREWILKGHKKDWKPNVYGQVKSWVDDGLRPRAVTRDLDWGIPVPVEGGEGKVLYVWFDAPIGYISSTKEWAERVGKNWEDYWKDENTKLVHFIGKDNIVFHCIIFPSMLKAEGSYILPDNVPANEFLNLEGNKLSTSKNWAVWLPEYLEDFPNQQDVLRYALTANAPETKDNDFTWKDFQARNNNELVAIFGNFINRVAVLTNKYYNGEIPQPAEFKAIDEETLAAVKAYPAVIASSIERYRFREGSQELMNLARLGNKYLADEEPWKTIKTDEERTKTVMFVALQIASALAVLSEPFLPFTSNKLKSILNHSELNSELTWEDISTKDVLLPAGHSIQSGKPELLFSKIEDETIQKQLDKLEASKKANEAANKKVEPQKDEITFDDFTKLDLRVGTILEAEKMPKTKKLLVLKVDTGIDTRTIVSGIAESFSPEEVIGKRVTVLVNLAPRKLRGVESQGMILMTEDESGNLVFVNPNIEGVANGLKIS
- a CDS encoding MORN repeat-containing protein, whose product is MNLIKKLLYCIILCANFIGYAQNIDWVNAPVNPVPQGCNLNKTELKGDVFQATHQYYDKLGNQIFFNPNEYVTKDHLDRIVSYTSPTLGTTEYKYDSKGNLVYSGGILYEYDSKNRVVKRMQGEMIRTYTYEKQGDVLIVFNYEHSETGALVLKGEDHYKNGLIVRRIDKKRQEEIIYSYEFDIQGNWTKRFYTDANGNPIRNPFNQVIIYHKEFENFDAKVTVKNTSGNINLTSNIYLPHLVLNSKLVNLPLTFNFSNDYVFYNPLTNNYFIAPNAFDKSLPKNAIIPHKPLLQGEKNILLIKGNETLLIKDGLNYKRNDISNNWRYKKYFNHILINNEQEMFFAENAMLKTSNETRAFPVVSMTSKGNEIWYVPSKDKKKITLYEKGKEINGFKVFGFIEGTQDYVLGFNNTPSYVLSNYNLSKPENFNRGRYFNPSVDTIGKENSSNQSENNVEDTSCTSGNCTDGYGTYTFKSGAKAEGFFKNGKLHGYAQFVYANGDTYNGNYYEGQRNGYGIYYWKQSNLHYYGHWKDAKQHGYGYFVKNGETVEAGIYTDGQLTTNLFADYLSQKTNGNCLGDCANGYGSITYNQGDVYEGFFKNGQPYKAGSYMWTDGKSYMGDWDDKGKINYTGQFFTDAFVYKGAFAHNGYITGLGVKLDKKTNIKTYGEFEAGKLIVDYAKSATQNDNTTAPSKIVEDALQSLAKLYVSTYKVDNANFKPMVIKDHNNMIAKQPIDRVNQSHANFIKRLFLLDKQVAYQYLLNLPNPYARKNTSKIIELLSNEERTYFVNESKRITSQYKLKKEYEPKN
- a CDS encoding Tex family protein, whose translation is MVNYILSHTKLSKTSIQNTIKLLNEDCTIPFISRYRKEATGNLDEVEIGLIVKFKEEFEALEKRKTSILKALEEQDVLTEKLKQSIENAEDLTTLEDLYLPYKKKRKTKAETARKNGLEPLAKILMSQNANDIESIAYKYVKGDISSTEEALEGARHIIAEWINERTDIRNALRQQLERFAQISTKVVKAKETEEKAQKFRDYFDWSESLGRIPSHRLLAILRAESEGFIRVKIEIDDDKALERIDRKIIRSNNACADLLELAISDAYKRLLFPSLSKEALNTAKEKADDAAITVFAKNLRQLLLGSPIGEKRVLAIDPGFRTGCKVVCLDENGNLKHNETIYPHAPKNDWTVALKKLASLTEAHKIEAIAIGNGTASRETEALVRKIQFKNDVQVFVVSEAGASIYSASKIARDEFPNYDVTVRGAVSIGRRLQDPLAELVKIDAKSIGVGQYQHDVDQTKLQKQLGVVVENCVNAVGVNINTASVSLLSYVSGIGPKLAENIVNHRTENGAFSSRKSIKKVPRLGEKAFEQSAAFLRIKEAKNPLDDSSVHPESYAIVEKMAKDEGISIKELIGNKSRLQNIDLKKYYTETVGLPTLKDIVKELEKPGLDIREEAKVFTFNQNIKTINDLHEGQLLPGIVNNITNFGCFVDIGIKESGLIHVSNLSDNFVKDVNEHVHLHQQIIVKVLDVDVDRKRIQLKLHK